TGGAACTTCAAACTGCTCATTTTAAAAGCAACTACAGACGTCTGTACTTTTTGTGGCAGTGGCCAAAGAGACACATGGTCCGTATCTTTTAGTTTGTGGCCGTCGTAGTCCCAGATGTCTTCATAGCCCTGGCACACAGCGAGCACCAACACCAGAGTTCCAAACTTCAAAAGAACACCCATGGTGCTGCTCCCTATCAGAAACAGCAGTAGTGTAGTGCTATGTCTGCTTTGCTGTGCAGTCAGCTGAGCAGTGCCGTACGTTGACCGCGCAAGCACAACATAGGAAGGTGGGAGTTTCAAGGGGCGGGTTTACAGATAGACGCGGAAGTGAAGGCAGCGGCTGAGCCTGATAGATTCATTCAGAGATTCTGGATTAATTCATAGATGTTGTCAGAGATTAATACACGGGTTCTGATGCTGTCAATTGTAATGATTATGTGTATAATGTAGAAATACTTCAGTGCACTAGGCTATATGATGGACAGTTGAGTGTTTACACTCTCGGATGATTTTATGTACACAAAATTAGTGGGAGTCGTGGATTTTAAATTACACCTGGTAAACCCAGTGATAGAGTCTATCCAAACTACAATTAAGAATAGGGAGTTGAGTCACGAATTAGCCTACCATTGCCGTTCCACTGAAGAAAGAGGCTGTAATGTTCACCCCTGCCATGATCCCCCACAGCTGGCAATAATTAATTTGCAACACATAATAGGAttcatataatattttatagtgtttaatgcattttatGGTATTGTTCCTTCATGCTAGGCAAAAGTGTGAGACGTACTATGCCCTCTGTCTCTTGCCTCTGTTCCCGACTCTTGCATGTGCACGTGTTCTATCTCGTAGTGCCACTAGATGGCGCCAACACTTCTGTAGGAAGGAGTGGAATACATACCGGAAGCCAAGTCAAAAGCGGAAGCAGCATGAATGGAGAGTTACATGCTTACAAGGAGGTGACCTTATTGATTCGACTGTTTCATGTGTAAGAACAGTAATCAAGAGCAGCTATAATAGTCCTATCATATCAGAATATGGCCGAGGCGCATCAAGCTCGAGTGACAAAGGCTGTAGAAGATATGGTTCAAAGCCTGGAGCGAGATCACATACGCAAAATGCAGGTAAAAGACTTGCAGCAAACAGGACCTGTCCCTGACAGTCTCTGTACGGATCTCATATACATAGTGGAATGCATATCTTAAAAGTTATGGAAACTTGTGCTGACATGTAAGAAACTTCATTAAGTAGCTTAAACTGCTCATACTAGGCTACTTAAAGTTTGATTACAGACTGGTATATAGTATAGCTATAGTGTTATGTAGCAATAGTATATCATCATGCCATTTAACCTAATGAGTTGTTAATCATGTGAGTtgccgacatttctaatgtcggATTTGGATGTTTTGTCGGACGGCAGATGCCGTCAAGTAATGTTGGCCAGTGAATGGTTTGTTGAAACATAGCTGTTGACCTAAATATGGACAGTTtacccatggggatcaatacagtatctatctatctgtctatctatctatctatctatctatctagttaaAGCCCAACTTGTGACAGTGTGACTGTCACAAGTTGTGACTGAAGCAAAGCAGTATGCAATGGCTTTAACAGACAAACCGCGTCTAAATGCTAGAAAACCCACATATCCCACTTAACACTGTAATTGGCTCCATCATGATGAGGGGATTGAGAAAGCTGGCCAATCTAATCACCGCCCTTGGCTttgttctttctctgtgtctggtCTGGTCATTCAGGGCCGTATGTTCCAGTGTAGCGCAGACTGCTGTGACCGCTCTACGGACAGCATGGCGCAGGTACATCAGTGCATCGAACGCTGCCACACACCCCTCGCCCATGCACAAGGGACAGTGACCGCGGAGCTGGAGAAATTCCAGGTAAAGTAAACAACACCTTTTCTCTTATAGTGCTTGCACACTGCTCAGACGATGCACAACTGATCCCGACAGTCTAAAATTGGCTGTAGTTGGttgcaaattttttttttcagaaaatcAGCTGTCAGCTCCACACTGCCACTGCCCTAGACTGTAAAGgacaagacagacaaacactAACAAAAACAGACTGATTATACCACGCACTGATTCAGCTGTTAGTATTGGTTGGAGTTGCTCTGCATTTGTCTGGGCAATTTGCAAGCACGATCCTTTTAAGTTTACAGTCAAAATTGTGATGCTGAAGAGGTAAAATGAGAAATGTAAAAGAATGTTGTAATACACACAAGAGGAGATTGTTACTGCATCACATCATGATCTGCATCACATGTTTAGGTCAAATAGATGTGGTGAGTTGTAGCATGTTATTATGAAATATTGAACTGATTTAGCTATTGGAGTGAGTTTTATCACCTATGTCTGGTTATGCACTTTCATTACCCTACTGCTCTAGATGAGGCCAGTATAGCAACAGCATGAATACTCATGCGTAGCTAGAGAAGAGTACCTACCTCAGTTGGGTGTGTGGTGATAATGTAATAAGACATATCTGACCGTGCTCGTAACTATTAGCGATAGCCTTGCTCACTGAAACTGATTGAAACTGATATCACATATGATATAAACATCATCTTTCCAATCTCTCGACTCTCAGGATAGACTGAGCCGCTGCACCATGCACTGCAACGATAAGGCGCGAGACCTCTTCGACACGGGGGCGAAGGAACCGGCCGTGCGGGCCCTGATGGAGCAGTGCGTGGGCAGCTGCGTGGACGACCACATCAACCTCCTGCCCAGCATGACCCGCAAGCTTCAGGAGAACCTCGAGTCCATATCGCAGTCACAGTGACCGGGATGCGACAATCTGGGGGGGTCCCATCAGAGCAACGGGGGACAAAACGATGCCGAGAAATCCCGAACGGGATTCATATGGTTAATCAGATTCAAAATAGGACCGGCAAGAGGGTTAAGAGATGTTATTGTTTGGGTACCATGACTGACCAAAGCCAAGGGGAGGTTCAAGGCTAGTTTTATGGCCAAAACTAGCTCTTTGCAAAATCAGCTTGAAACTAGATAATCGTCATGGTAAAGATCACTGGACTAGGAAGAGCAACTGACTGTTGCTGAAAATACTGAGTATGGTGTTCCATGTTCTTTTATCACCCCTGACTTAAGACCACATGATGCTTGCCAGCTATAGCATCATGGTCACTAAAATTTAGTTATttcctactcactcactcaggctTGAGGTTATAAGGCCTAGTGTTTGAGTCGCCTGCCTCAATGTCATGTAAGTCCGTCTAAAAATTCAGTTTTGACAACTCTGTGCTATATTTCTGTCTCTGATGGATAGGATGTCAGTcagcagtttgtgtgtgcatgccttgtATTTGATCAAATGTTGCAGATATTTGGAAGTGGAGAGGGGCTGTTTGGTTTGGTGCTCTTTCATACACATCTGCCTCCTGATTGTGATGGGTTTTGTGAACTGTGAAGCACTTGACTTCTTGACCTTGTgctcttgtttgtttttgtacagACAATAAATCAaagaattaaattaaagttgACAGTGTTTGGACAGGTCTGTTGGTATCATATATTATTCAAGCATCCATTCTTTCACTTTATCTTGGATAATattacaggtgctggtcatataattagaatatcatgaataagttgatttatttcagtaattccattcaaaaagtgaaactgatatatttcaagtgtttttcttttaatgttgatgattataactgacaactaatgaaaaccccaaattcagtatctcagaaaattagaatattgtgaaaaggttcaatattgaagacacctggtgccacactgttctgtaggctacacaatcatggAAGACTGTTGACTTGACAGTTGTCCAAAAGATGACCATTGACACCTTGCACCACGAagattggtgtcatgaagccttgcgtacgtgcatttctgctgaataggatgcccgatgagtgcccaaaaaatCAACACAGCCGTCTACCAGGAAGTGttagagcacttcatgcttcctgctgctgacAAACTTTATAGAGATGCagatttcattttccaacaggacTTGGCACCTGCACACAGTGCCAAAGCTACCAGTACCTGGTTTAAGGACCATTGTATCCCTGTTCTTAATTGGCCAGCAAACGCACCTGACCTTAACCCCATAGAAAATCTATGGggtattgtgaagaggaagatgtgatacaccagacccaacaatgcagaagagctgaaggccacTATCAGAGCAACCTGGGCTCTCAT
The Alosa alosa isolate M-15738 ecotype Scorff River chromosome 12, AALO_Geno_1.1, whole genome shotgun sequence DNA segment above includes these coding regions:
- the fam136a gene encoding protein FAM136A → MAEAHQARVTKAVEDMVQSLERDHIRKMQGRMFQCSADCCDRSTDSMAQVHQCIERCHTPLAHAQGTVTAELEKFQDRLSRCTMHCNDKARDLFDTGAKEPAVRALMEQCVGSCVDDHINLLPSMTRKLQENLESISQSQ